The Neovison vison isolate M4711 chromosome 5, ASM_NN_V1, whole genome shotgun sequence genome includes a region encoding these proteins:
- the DUS1L gene encoding tRNA-dihydrouridine(16/17) synthase [NAD(P)(+)]-like, producing the protein MPKLQGFEFWSRTLGGARHVVAPMVDQSELAWRLLSRRHGAQLCYTPMLHAQVFVRDANYRKENLYCEVCPEDRPLIVQFCANDPEVFVQAALLAQDYCDAIDLNLGCPQMIAKRGHYGAFLQEEWDLLRRMILLAHEKLAVPVTCKIRVFPEIDKTVKYAQMLEKAGCQLLTVHGRTKEQKGPLSGTASWEHIKAVRKAVAIPVFANGNIQCLRDVERCIRDTGVQGVMSAEGNLHNPALFEGRSPAVWELAEEYLDIVRQHPCPLSCVRAHLFKLWHHTLQVHQQLREELAKVKTLEAAAAVSRELKLRCQEDISRQKEGEKPSGGLPFFHWICQPYLRPGPREGSKENGGARSKRALEEEEGGTDVLSKNKQKKQLRNPHKTFDPSLKPKYAKCDQCGNPKGNRCVFNLCRGCCKKRAFREAADCPGHGLLFKTKLEKSLAWKGAPSRLQEPQPAGPGEPGGLPEVVGSALA; encoded by the exons ATGCCAAAGCTGCAGGGCTTCGAGTTCTGGAGCCGCACCCTGGGGGGCGCCCGCCACGTGGTGGCGCCCATGGTGGACCAGAGTGAGCTGGCCTGGAGGCTGCTGAGCCGCCGGCACGGGGCCCAGCTCTGCTACACCCCCATGCTGCACGCCCAGGTCTTCGTCCGTGACGCCAACTATCGGAAGGAGAACCTGTACTGCGAGGTGTGCCCCGAGGACCGGCCTCTCATTGTGCAG TTCTGTGCCAATGACCCGGAGGTGTTTGTCCAGGCGGCTCTCCTGGCTCAGGATTACTGTGACGCCATCGACCTGAATTTGGGCTGCCCGCAGATGATAGCCAAAAGAG GTCACTACGGCGCCTTCCTGCAGGAGGAGTGGGACCTGCTCCGGAGAATGA TTCTCCTGGCCCACGAGAAACTCGCTGTGCCCGTCACGTGCAAAATCCGAGTCTTCCCGGAGATCGACAAGACCGTGAAGTATGCCCAGATGCTAGAGAAGGCTGGCTGCCAG CTGCTGACCGTGCATGGGCGCACCAAGGAGCAGAAGGGGCCCTTGTCGGGCACTGCCTCCTGGGAGCACATCAAGGCCGTGCG GAAGGCAGTGGCCATCCCTGTATTTGCCAACGGGAATATCCAGTGTCTGCGGGACGTGGAGCGCTGCATCCGGGACACAGGAGTCCAGGGGGTCATGAGTGCAG AGGGCAACCTACACAACCCTGCCCTGTTTGAGGGCCGCAGCCCTGCCGTGTGGGAGCTGGCCGAGGAGTACCTGGACATTGTGCGGCAGCACCCCTGCCCCCTGTCCTGCGTCCGCGCGCATCTCTTCAAGCTGTGGCACCACAC GCTGCAGGTGCATCAGCAGCTCCGGGAGGAGCTCGCCAAGGTGAAGACCCTGGAGGCTGCCGCGGCCGTGAGCCGGGAGCTGAAGCTGCGGTGTCAG GAGGATATatccaggcagaaagagggagagaagccctCCGGCGGCTTGCCTTTCTTCCACTGGATCTGCCAGCCCTACCTGCGGCCAGG GCCCAGGGAAGGGAGCAAGGAGAATGGGGGTGCGCGCAGCAAGCgggccctggaggaggaggagggcggcACAGACGTCCTGTCCAAGAACAAGCAGAAGAAGCAGCTGAGGAACCCCCACAAGACCTTCGACCCCTCGCTGAAGC cAAAATACGCTAAGTGTGATCAGTGTGGAAACCCGAAG GGCAACAGGTGTGTGTTCAACCTGTGCCGGGGCTGCTGCAAGAAGCGAGCGTTCAGAGAGGCCGCGGACTGCCCAG GTCACGGATTGCTTTTTAAAACCAAACTGGAGAAGTCTCTGGCTTGGAAGGGGGCCCCGTCCAGGCTGCAGGAGCCCCAGCCAGCAGGACCTGGGGAGCCAGGCGGCCTTCCTGAGGTGGTGGGCAGCGCCCTGGCCTGA